Below is a window of Desmonostoc muscorum LEGE 12446 DNA.
GAACTATCAGCACTAATCAAAGTTTTAATTTTACGTTTGTGTAACCAATTAATCGTTATAAATATACCCAGCCATGCACAAAACACAGGAATACTATAAATAACAAAATACCGAGTTTGTGAGGCTTGTAAATAAAGTTCTAATTGATTGTGAAATTCAGATGGTAAATTTGAAATTTCATTTCCATTTGCAGTACTTGAGACTAAAAATAAAATAGTTGCTAAAATACCTGAAGTGAATGAACCTACATACAAGTAGCAGAAAATAATCAACAAAACTCCTAAAAAATAACGCCACCAATCATTTTGACCTCTTGTGGCAGCATCGAGAAAACTTTGGTTCATACAGTGTTCCTATTAATTATAAAATTGTCGCATAATAAGGTTTTGGAATTTTTCAACTAATCGTACTAAACTATAACCCAATACCGTTCAGTTAAAGTTTATTGGCAAAGAAAACTGGTCTTTCAGACGCAATGAATCGCGTCTCTACATGAATACTTTTAGGCTTAACTGAACTGTATTGAACTATAACCTATATTCTTTTGAGAAAATGAAGATCTGTATTGTTGGTGCAGGTGCGATCGGGGGATATTTAGGAGCAAAGTTGGCACTGGCTGGTGAAACAGTGACGTTGATTGCTCGTGGTTCTCATTTGGAAGCAATTAAAAAAGATGGGCTAAAACTAGTCATGGCGGACGGTTCTAGCCAAGTTGCTCATCCGGCTTTGGCAACTAGCGATATTCAGGAAGCAGGGGCACAAGATGTAGTAATTTTAACTGTTAAGGCTCACAGTGTCCCAGCGATCGCCCCCTCCCTCTCTGCACTCTACAATCCGCATACGACGGTGATTACAGCCCAAAATGGTATTCCTTGGTGGTACTTTCGTCATCATGGCGGCGAGTATGAAGGTACACGCATTCAATCTGTTGATCCGGAGGGAATCGTTGAAGCTGGTATCGGTGTTGACCGCGCCATTGGTTGTGTTGTTTACCCGGCAACTGAGATAATTGAACCAGGTGTCATTAAGCATATTGAAGGCGATCGCTTTACTCTTGGTGAAATCGATGGCAGTAAAAGCGATCGCATCCAATTATTAGCCCAAACTCTTAAACAAGCAGGATTTAAAGCACCAATCCGCAATCAAATTCGCACGGAAATTTGGATCAAGTTGTGGGGAAATGTGGCGTTTAATCCCATCAGCGCCCTCACTGGTGCGACTTTAGAGGATATTTGCCGCTATCCCCTCACCCGCGAACTAGCACGGCAAATGATGACAGAAGCCCAGGCGATCGCCGAAAATTTAGGTATAAAATTTGGCATTACCTTAGAACAGCGAATTAATGGGGCTGAAAATGTTGGTGCCCACAAAACCTCAATGCTGCAAGATATTGAAGCCGGACGCCCCACGGAAATAGATGCGATTGTCGGCGCGGTGGCAGAATTGGGAAAACTCACTCAAATTCCCACACCCCACATTGATGCTATCTACGCCAGCGTTAAGCTGTTGGAAGCAACCAAACAAAGAAGTCTATTTGATGAAAGGTAAAAGGTCAAACTCTTGACGAATTTCTAACAGTGAACGGTCTAACATTGGTTGAAAGTTAAGAAACGGGAAGAAAGTTTTATGGTTACGAGTTGTCAACCACATTGAAATCAACTCTGGCATTAATCGCAGTAATTCAAAAAAGATGGAACTGTATAACCGAATCACACTAGAACGCTTGATCAAGTCTTCATACATCACATTTACAGATGGATTCTGACGCTCACGCAACCAATCTCTAAATTTGAAGTCACTCGTCCAAAATGTCAGCGGCAAAAGCTTAAGTTCGTCGTACATATTTGTGTGACAGCCATAAATTACATGACTAGCATCATGAGCAAGCAAAATTTTGGCAAAATCCTCTGGTTGAGTGCTGGGATGAGTGATATCCAAATTGACCGCATAGTATTCTTCCAGCCCTTGACGTAAAGTTTGAGTGCTATTTTTGTTGGTATATTTCGGTCGAGTTCGCAAAGACATAAGTCGTCAAAATATTATCGATACTATTAGTATCGATAATATCAAATACAAATGTCAACCAGATTTGTGGTTTGCTAGAGATAAAAGTTAATATGAAGTTCTTGTTACATGAGCGAACCCGCTAAAAAGCGTCCTGGAAGACCCCGCAGTGTTGAGTCTCATCAGGCAATTCTCCAAGCGACAATTGATTTACTCATAGAGGTTGGTTTTACTCACATGAGTATTGATGCGATCGCCGCCCGTGCTGGAGTAGGCAAAACCACGATTTACCGACGATATAGTTCCAAAGAAGAGTTGATTGCAGATGCCATTGAAAGTCTCAGACAAGAAGTTGTGATACCTGATACAGGTAGTTTCTGGGGTGATATCGATTCTCTAATCGAGAGTGCTGCACAACTGACACTCAACCCGTTAGGAAAACAGACTGTTGCCATGATTATTAACAGTGCATTAACCAATCCTCAGTTTGCTCAGATGTATTGGACAAAATACCTACAGCCTCGACGGCAAGGGTTTGCGTTCGTGCTAAAACGAGCCAAGGAGAGGGGAGAACTGCAAGCAGATGCCGATTCTGATTTATTCTTCGACACAATCAGCAGTATTATGCTTTATGCGTCAGTCTTTCCACCGAGTGCCGAATCATGGAGTGCTTATGTTCGCCGTCTTCTAAATTTTCAGCTAAGAGATAAGGTGCTTTAAACAGTAAGTGCTTAGAAGAAATGTGTAAAGAAAATCTAAAGGTAGCAAATAGCGATCGCCTAAAAACAGAATAATGCAGCTGAGTTTTGTTCGATGGAGTCTTCATATTTTCTGCAAAATTTCTTTCACCCAAGCTTCTTCCTGGGGCGATCTGACTATTTTTAAAGGTTGTGAATAATCAATTGCCAAGTCAAATCTAGCACGTTCGTAAACTTCATTGAGTAACCTTTGCAAGTCAATTATTGGCTCAGGTTCTCCTTCACGTAAAGGCACAGGAAAAACAGGAATTGGGTGTTTGAAGTCGAAAGTATATAAATCTGCATCAGGTCTGTTGTAGCTGCGACTCACCAAGATACTATAATCTGTGGCGATCGCTCCGAGAACAGGCATTGACTCTCCTTGTCTTAAAAGGTCAATTTCTACCAAGTTGGTTGCAGAAGCCAAAATTTTCTGTCGTTTGCTTTGGTAGGCGGCTCTACCTTCTTTTGAGCGTTTATTTTTCGGGGAAAGTATTTCTACCACAGCAACTACTTCTTTACTTTGAGTTGCTCGCACCTCTAAAAATCGCTCTGTTACTTGTTCTGGTATGGGAACCTTCACTTTACTGGGTTCAGTAAGTTTTGCAGCAGTCAAAGTTGTGCTGATATCTGTAGTGTTACGGTTAGCAACTGCTACATCAGCAATTCCCACAAGTAAGATATCATCTACACTAGTGTAAACTCGTTCTTCTATGGAAACTCGGTATTTCGGCGCAATTTGAGGAGTCAGGTCATCAGCGATCGCTACAATCAAACGATTGTGAACTTGATGCCAAAGTTCAGGCTGTTCCAAATATGGGTTCATTCCAGGAAATGGATTTCCCATTGCGCTTTTCCTTAGTTACTTCTCCTCGCTTGAGACTATTCTATCTGTTTTAATCTTCTGAATTGCCCATTGCGCTTGGATAGACACTTCTTTCTCAATTAGTGTAATTATGTAAAGAAAAACTAAAGGTTGCAAAAAGCGATCGCCTGAAAACAGGATAATGCAACTGAGTCAGCCAATCCACCTAGAACTATGGCATTTACACCCAAAATCCTAGCTTTTGCTGGTAGCACCCGTATAGATTCTTACAACAAAAAATTGGTAAAAATCGCCGCCACTGGTGCCAAGGCAGCAGGCGCAGAAGTGACTTATTTAGATCTACGGGATTTGCCCTTACCTTTGTTTGATGAAGATTTGGAAGCTCAAGAAGGACTACCAGCCAATGCCCGTACATTGAAGGATTTAATGATTTCTCATCAGGGATTTTTGATTGCTTCACCTGAATATAACAGTTCGGTCACGGGAGTTTTGAAAAACGCCATTGATTGGGTATCCCGTCCATCTCCAAATGAAGCTCCCTTGGCTGCTTTTGCAGATAAAGTTGCTACGATTATGAGCGCTTCTCCAGGGGGTCTTGGTGGTTTGCGGGGGTTGGTTCACCTGCGTTCTATTTTGGGAAACATCAAAGTTTTGGTACTTCCCGATCAGGTAGCCATATCCAAAGCTTACGAAGCTTTTAATCCTGATGGCACATTAAAAGATCCCAAACAGCAACAATCTATTGAACATTTAGGCGATCGCTTAACAAAAATATTGCTGAAACTCAATTAAACTCTTCAATTTGAATCGTTCACCAGCTCATAAACGCGATATTCGACCACACCAGATTCCAAGCGTCCCTCACCCACCGCCACAACCCGATTCAGCCAACCGTAACGCGCATCCCCAGTCTCAAAACGCAGCTGGGTCATGAAATAGGTATCGCCATACTCGGTGACGCCCCCGCCAGCAAGGGCAGTGCCTATCTTCTCATTCATCACCACCACCCCATGATACTGAACGTAGATCCGCGCACCATCTTCGGTTTCAAGCAACAAGCGAACATCGAGGTGCCAAACTCCCTCGGCATCGACCAAAATCCAATCGCCGCCGCTCGGAAGGACTTTTCCCCGCAATCGCGCTCCCTCAAAGGTTCCTCCGCCTATATTAAAAATGAGGCGACTCCCGTATGGTCCTGTTCCGCTCTCCAGAGGAGCAGTGATATGGACACGTAAAGTTAAAAGTGGTTCAAGTTTCATAAGGAATTACACTGCGCGAAAAACGCCTAACTACTTATAAATTAATAGTCTGGGATAAAATTGATTTTGGTAACATCCCATGTACCCCTTTTTGGGGACTATTCACAACTTGAGTAATGTGAAAATTCACAGCTAAACTACACAATACATAAGCATCTTCTGGCGACAAATTTGTGAAGCGTTCCAGAAAATCAATCATGTTTTTTAAAGCCAGTTCTAACGCTTCATCTAAGGTTTGAGCAAAACCCATTGTAATAATATCAGTCGGAGTTTCCGCAATTGGTGCTGTCAGTTGTAAATCCTTGCGAAGTTTGAGTGTAATTCTACCGTTCATGGAAGTTTCAATGGCGGTAACATTGACTTCGCCATCACCCTGTGCGGAATGTCCATCACCAATGGAAAATAATGCACCTGGGACAAAAATCGGCAAAAATAAACGAGAACCTGCTTGGAGTTCGCGGTTATCAATATTACCGCCGTAAGAGCCTGGTGGGACGGAAGTTCGAGAGGTTTCTGGAGTAGCAACACCAAGAATTCCAAAAAACGGTTTCAGGGGAATTTTGATCCCAGCACCAGGGGGAAATTCGGCAATATTGTTTGCTAAATCCAGAGGAATGAATCTTAAGGCGGGTTGAGGAAACTGATGTGGTAAAGCTCCCCAACCTGTGCGAATTGCATTAAAGCCTACAGGTAAACGAGGTGCGATCGCCTCTAATTTGACTTCTAAAACATCCCCTGGTTCGGCATCCCGCACGTAAATTGGCCCTGTGAGTAAATGCGGTCCCCCAGCGATTTTGCGCTCTGGTAGAAGATTTTGGCAGATATCGAGAAATTCTGGTGTCAGAAACTCTGGTGGTGCTTTGTCATAAACGTAGTAACCAGTATAAGTTTCTACATCAACTGTATCACCAGAATCAATAGTCAGTGCTGGCTTTAGCAGATGGGAGAAGCCGCCCAAATGCACGGTTTCTGTTGTAGCTTTTAAAATGTAGTGAGCGATCGCTCTACCTCCTTCTAACTCTGGCAACTTCCAATTTCAGGTTTCCTGAGATCAAAATTTTCTTCCACTTCCCCATACAGAAAATAGACCATAGTAGGGCTAATATTGCAACACCCACCCTACAATCAACGACAGCAGATTTCAAGGAAAGTGAAGTACATAAGGATTCGTCTAAAAGCCACGTATAAAGCCTGTTTTACTTCCCAATTCTGTTAGCGCAGCGGGGCGTAGCCCATTCTGACTCCTGAATTCTGCTCTCATACAGCACTGCTTTTATGAGAATGTTCTCATGCTTCCTTAATTAACTTCTCATAAAGTTCTGATTAAACTTACTTTAAGAACAAATTAATTGACACTCAATAATCCTTTTATTTTCATGAGGAGGCAACTTAATAAAAACAGATATCTAAAATTAAATAGAGCATAAAGCTCAGAGATGACAATCAGTCAGAAACATCAGAATCATAACACCATAAATACGCAATTGAATAGATTTTTGCAATATTTTCGGCAATCAAGCCGTTGGCAACCAAAATTACTATTGGCACTATTTTTAACTTCTATATCCAGTGTCATAGTATTTTTACCCGATGGCTTATCTATACAAGGGCGGTTGACTGTATTTGTATTTCTCCTAACCGTAATATTGTGGTCAACGACCTCAATAAATGCTGGTTACATTGCCTTGGTATCGGTACTCATGCTGTTGTTAACTGGCGGCATTTCCCAAGAAGATTTCTTTGAATCCTTGGGTTCGGATGTTGTCTGGTTAATGATAGGCGCGTTTGTTTTGGGAGGTGCAGTTAAGCAAACTGGTTTAGCCACAAGACTAACTCAAGCAGTAGCAGCCAAAGCGCACAACGTCAGCAGCTTATTTTGGTTGCTCACTACAGTCTTAATTCCGCTCTCCTTTTTGATTCCTTCCACCTCTGGACGCGCTGCTGTTACCCATCCGATTTTTCGCAGCGTCGCCAACGCTGTAGAGGAAAAGCGTACCCGTCGCGCTTTGGCGTTGTTGATGCCTTCAATTATATTGGTGTCTACAATTGCTTCCTTAACTGGTGCAGGTTCTCATTTAGTTGCTAAGGATTTATTACAAGAAATTTCCGACAAAGATATATCTTTTAGCCAGTGGTTGCTTTACGGTTTACCCTTTGGAATTGTTGCCAGTTATACGTGCTGCTGGGTAATCATGCGGTTGTTTCTAGACAAAAAATCCTTGCAACAAAAGTTGGATGTTGAATGTTTGCAATCAACACCCCTATCTGTACCAGAACGCAAGACATTATTAATTGTCTTGTTGATGTTGGCGCTGTGGTTAACCGAGAAATGGCATGGTTTAGAAATTGCCACCGTCACCATCATCGGTGCCATGATTCTCACCGCGCCCTATTTTGGGGTGATGAAGTGGAAAGATGCAGTCAAAGATGTTTCTTGGAATCTCATTATTTTCGTAGGTGCAACTCTAGTTTTAGGACGCGCATTAATCAGTTCTGGGGCATCAGAATGGATTATTAATCATGTCTTTGGCTTCAGTGAAATCGACAGCACCAAATCCCACTTTCTCATTCTGGTGCTGCTTACCATCATTAGTTTGACTTCCCACATTTATATGACTTCCCACACAGCAAGAGCAGCCGCTTTAGTCCCTCCCCTGCTGTATCTCGCCAGCAGTCTCGACATAAATCCTGTTGCTGTCTTATTTCTGGGCACCTTAGGTATGGACTATTGCCTAACCTTCCCCGTCAGTTCCAAAGCACTGATGGTTTACCAAGATGCAGAAGAAGATGGCTTTAAACCAACAGATTTACTCAGGCTAAGTTCGGTAATGATTGTTGTTCACTTCGCTTTAGTTCTCGTGTTCTACTACACCTGGTGGCGTTGGGTAGGGCTATCGTTTTGAGTGGGAAGTTAGGAGTTAGGAGTTTGGAGTTTGGAGTTTGGAGTTTGGAGTTTGTCTCCCCATCTCCCTCATCTTCCTCATCCCCCTCATCTCCCCCACTCCCCAATTTAATGACAAAAAAAGCGGCTAGATAGCCGCAGGAAATTAATAATGACACTAAACATTTTAATCGCTCCCTCTGGATTTAAAGAAAGTCTTGATGCAGAACAAGTAGCTGATTGCATAGCTACTGGTATCACTAGAGTTTTACCAGATGTAAATATCTGTAAAGCACCCCTAGTAGATGGTGGTGAAGGCTTTACTAAAACTCTGGTAGCAGCCACAGGCGGTACTTTACATCACCTGGAAGTAACCGGCCCTGTTGGAAAAAAAGTACAATCTCATTTCGGCTTCCTTGGTGGAACTACGAAAAAAACTGCCGTGTTAGAAATGGCGGCTGCGGCGGGGTTGCGTCTCGTACCCTCCGATATGCGAAATCCCATGATGACAACAACCTACGGGGTTGGGGAGTTAATTAAGGCTGCCTTAGATGCTGGTGCAGAGCGCATTTTAGTAGGCTGTGGTGATTCTGGGACTAATGATGGCGGTGCTGGAATGGCGCAAGCTTTGGGTGTGAAGTTGTTGGATGAGAACGGTAAGGAATTGGGTTTGGGTTGTGGCGAATTAATTAAACTCAAAGGCATTGATTTATCTGGGCGAGATTCCCGTTTAAATCAAGTCCAAATTGATGTTGCTTGTAACTGGCATAATGTCCTGTGTGGTGACAAGGGTGTGGCTAGAGTTTTCGGCCCTCAAAAAGGTGCATCCCCAGCAACAGTGGAAGCAATGGCTTCTACACTTGAACACTACGCCGGAGTCATCAAGGCAGATTTAAATATTGACGTGCGCCAAATGCCTGGTGGCGGTGCTTCTGGTGGTTTGGGTACAGGTTTACACGCCTTAATTGGGGCTAAATTACACTCGCGCTACGATATCGTCATGCAGTATTTGGACTTAGATAATCTGATTCCCAAAGCTGATTTAGTGATTACGGCGGAAGGCTGCATTGATTTTCAAACCCCACGCGGTAAAATTCCGGCTGAAGTAGCCAAGCGTGCCAAGCGTTATAACTTACCAGTGATTGCACTTGTCGGTACCATTGGCAAAGGTGCGGAAATAAATTTCCAGCAAGGTATCGATTACTTCAATAGTATTTTGACTCATCCTTGTCAACTAAGTGAGGCGATTTCTCAAACCTCAACTTTGTTAACAAATGCTGCTGAACAGGTAGCGCGGTTGTTGTTGGTGGGTAGGCAAATTAGAAGCTTTAAGTCTCACACCAACACACCATACAAGAAGCAAGCGACAAGATTCAAAACGAAAGATAGTCATTCCTTTAGGGAAGCAAGCTACAGACGTTGATTTATTGCTTGTGGTAATTAAGTTTTTCCCCAAAAATCGTTATGTTAAAGATATTTTGGGGATTTTCTCTTGCAAAATTGTCTTAGGGACTTCCAAATAAAAAATATCTAACTATTTCTGGGAAATCCCTTATCAGCAAGGCATTGAGGTTTACTGATTTATTGAACAGCGATCGCCCTAACTTATCCACTAAGCATTAAAATTTTAGAGTAGTGCGAATAGTGCCAATAAAAACACTGTCGTTATTGGCGTTATGTTCAGGGTTAGTAATCACAAATAACCCAGGCGTAATCGAAATATTATCTGTCACTTGAAACCGATAAAAACCTTCTATGTGTAAAGAGGTATCTCTATCCGCAATTAAACTACTACTGGTAACTTTTGGTGGCATTCCCAAAACTAAACCAGCTAAATTACCCTTATTTCCCAAATCAGGAAACGCTAAACTAACAGCATAATTCAAAATCTCGGCATCATCATTCGTGACTCCTGACTCGGCTTTTGTATAACCAATCCAACCAGAGATCACAAATTTTGGATTGATTCGCCAGCTAGTTTCTAACCCAAATGAATTTGCTGTAGTCGCAACATTTCCAAAAGGACTACGGGCGGTTAAACTACCTGTACTTCCTGTCAAATTAACTCCAGTTTCGCCAATTCCTGCATAATAACCATGAACATAAGTAAAAGTAATACCCAAATTATCAGCTGGTTGAAAATACAAGTGCCCAAGTGCAGCAAAGTTACCATTAAATAAGCCATTATTTTCCGTCGGAACAGCTGCATCATTAGCCATATAAGCAATAGCAAGCTGAGTTTTTTGATTTAATTGATAGTTAATTCCTAACCCCGTTCCGTCCATACTCCGTAAAATCGGATTATACCTACCAAAACGAGAAACTGCACCTCTACCACTACTCGATAAAGGGTTTATTGGTTCAGCAAAATCATTTAATTCCATTTCCGCGATCGCAATTGTTGTTTTTAACTTCTCACCAATAGGAAATGAATAATATACTTCATCTAAACCGATATCATTACCAGTGTCTTCATCAAAACCTAAACGAGTCATTATTGTTCCGGTAATGCTCTCATCAAATTCTGGAATATTTCCTGATTCTAAGCGGAGATTTAATTCATCTTTTCCGGTGAAGCTTGTCACAAAATTTAAACGTACACGCTGAGCAAATATGAGATTATTATCCAATTTTGAATTGTTCTCTCGATTATCATCACTATCGGCAGTGTTTTCGCCAAAAATACTAGCAGCAGTCAAAATCGCTTCAGCTTCCAATTTTGTTGTCGGAGAAAATTGATTTGCTTCTAGCTGAGACGTTCTACTTTCTAAAGTATCCATCCGGCTGCGTAATTTTGCTAATTCTGAAGAAAATTCTACTTGCAGTTTTTGGATTAAATCTAAATCTTTTTTAGTTGTAAAACTACTGTTGCTTGTGGCAATTAATTCTTGCACTTTTGTTAAACAAGCATTTAAACTAGCTGCAAATTCATAACGTGTCATTGCACGTTCACCGCGATAATTTCCGTTCGGATACCCAGCAATACAACCATATCTTTCAATGAGTGATTGTAAAGCCTGAAAAGCCCAGTCTGTAGATTTTACGTCAGATAGTTGAGAAACAGATGTTAATTGTGATGTGTCTGTTAGAGAAGGCTGTTGCTGATTTTCTAGAGCGAAAATTGGTGTACTAATACAGGTTGTGGCAATGCTAAAGCTGGATGTTAAGATGAAGAGCTTACAGATCCTATTCATTTTTACTGCAACAAAAAACTACACAAATCCAAGTGATTTGCATACCAAATTACCATAATATTGCATAATCAATCATGAGAAAATTCTCATCATTTCTTGGTTTTAAATTCATTTTTGTATGAACTTATTTTTGGAATATTTTTAATATCTAAATATCCCAAAACCAGCAGTTAAATGAGGTAAGTTAAATCAGTAAAACAACACAAAAAAGAAAAAATATTTTAGATTCTTCAACAAAAAATAGTCAAACTTTACAAGGAAATATACACACCGACTAAAAAAGTAGCGTCTAAATTTTCTGTTAATAAAACGTGAGTTTTATGGCTCATATCCTAAACTCAATCAAGAGACCTCTAACAGGTTTTACTACCCAAAACTGTCCCTTTGCGACTCCCAGAGGGACAGACTTGAACTTTAGTAAGACACCAATAGCTGTGCGCCCCTACAAATGTACAAACAATTTGGGATAATTTATTTTCTGGAAGTCCCTAAGTAATTATCCGAATTTGACATTACTACAAAAAGAGAAGTCAGGGCTGCTGATACCAGCTCTGACTTCCCACACTCTACAATGATTATTATTCCTAATCACTGAGGATTTTATTTTTTAGAATTCCTTATATCCGCGAAAGTGTACTAATTTTGTTGGCGTATTCTTTGCCACACAGTAAAGCCCAAAAGAATAATAATGCTACTGGCGGTAGTTAACATTACAGCCAAACTCATACCTTGTATTCTCATGGCTAGTAAGTTGCAAACCAAGGTAATTCCCCACAACGTAAACGCTGCATGGCGTTGGGAGAATCCCCAAGCCAGCAAGCGGTGGTGCAGGTGGTCTTTGCCAGGAGTACTTAGAGGGTTATTTCCTGCTAATAGCCGTCGCACAAATACTTGAGTAGTATCTAGCACTGGCAATAACAGAAATAAAACTGTGGGTATGAGGGCATAGATTGTGTTTTGTTGTAGTTTGCCTAAAATACTAGTTGCTGCCAAGACATAACCGAAAAAGTATGCTCCAGCATCACCCATAATAATTCGTGATGGATGGAAGTTGTGGCGCAAAAAGCCCAGTGCCGCACCTCCTAAGGCTGCCAAAACTAAAGTTGCCGCTGCACGGTTGTTAAATTGGGCTGAAACGCCTAATAAACTCATGGCGGTAATAAAGCTGATTCCTCCCGCCAAACCATCCATACCATCCATCAAATTGATGGCGTTGGTAATCCCTACTACCCATAGTACCGTCAGGCACATGGAGAGAAGCGAGTCGATGGGAGTGCCAAATGTAACTTGCACACTGATACCGTTAGCTACCAGCAACAGTGCTGTGACAATTTGTGCCCACAAACGAACGGAGGGCGGTAAACCGAACTGATCGTCAATAAAGCCCACAAGGACTAATATTGAAGCCCCCAAGAGAATAGTTAGTACCTGGGCTAATACATTTTGGAGTTCGATCGGTCGTAAAAGACTAGCTAATACCAGCGCGGCAATTACACCCGCGTAGATAGCTAGCCCACCTGCATTGGGCAAAGGTTCTCGGTTAAGCCGCCGTGCGTTGGGTTGGTCTGCCCAACCTACCCGCAAGGCGAATTTGCGTACTGTCGGAATTAAACGCCAGGTTACAAGCCAAGCTAAGAGGAACGTAAATACTACTGCCAACCAGCCGGTGCCGCTAGGGTCGGCAATACCAAGGGACTTAAGGGAGTTGTCTAGGTTCATCTCCCAATTCAAGCATTACTGCCAGTATCTAATATGAGCATCACCTGTATATTAATCAATTTTTCATTTCCATTTGTAACTTGACTTGCTGGAGACATTAGCACTCTTGCTCTGTGAGTGCTAAATTGTCTAATGGAAGCGCTTGAGAAATAAAACATGGCGAAAATTATTGCATTTGACGAGGAATCGCGGCGAGCTCTAGAAAGGGGTGTTAACGCCCTTGCCGATGCCGTAAAAATCACCTTGGGACCCAAAGGTCGCAATGTCCTTTTAGAGAAAAAATTTGGCGCACCTCAAAT
It encodes the following:
- a CDS encoding iron uptake porin is translated as MNRICKLFILTSSFSIATTCISTPIFALENQQQPSLTDTSQLTSVSQLSDVKSTDWAFQALQSLIERYGCIAGYPNGNYRGERAMTRYEFAASLNACLTKVQELIATSNSSFTTKKDLDLIQKLQVEFSSELAKLRSRMDTLESRTSQLEANQFSPTTKLEAEAILTAASIFGENTADSDDNRENNSKLDNNLIFAQRVRLNFVTSFTGKDELNLRLESGNIPEFDESITGTIMTRLGFDEDTGNDIGLDEVYYSFPIGEKLKTTIAIAEMELNDFAEPINPLSSSGRGAVSRFGRYNPILRSMDGTGLGINYQLNQKTQLAIAYMANDAAVPTENNGLFNGNFAALGHLYFQPADNLGITFTYVHGYYAGIGETGVNLTGSTGSLTARSPFGNVATTANSFGLETSWRINPKFVISGWIGYTKAESGVTNDDAEILNYAVSLAFPDLGNKGNLAGLVLGMPPKVTSSSLIADRDTSLHIEGFYRFQVTDNISITPGLFVITNPEHNANNDSVFIGTIRTTLKF
- a CDS encoding MraY family glycosyltransferase gives rise to the protein MNLDNSLKSLGIADPSGTGWLAVVFTFLLAWLVTWRLIPTVRKFALRVGWADQPNARRLNREPLPNAGGLAIYAGVIAALVLASLLRPIELQNVLAQVLTILLGASILVLVGFIDDQFGLPPSVRLWAQIVTALLLVANGISVQVTFGTPIDSLLSMCLTVLWVVGITNAINLMDGMDGLAGGISFITAMSLLGVSAQFNNRAAATLVLAALGGAALGFLRHNFHPSRIIMGDAGAYFFGYVLAATSILGKLQQNTIYALIPTVLFLLLPVLDTTQVFVRRLLAGNNPLSTPGKDHLHHRLLAWGFSQRHAAFTLWGITLVCNLLAMRIQGMSLAVMLTTASSIIILLGFTVWQRIRQQN